The region TAATAGCAGCCTATTTAAATGCCAAAAACTACAAAAGTGCTATTAAAGAATTAAATGCTTCTAAATGGGCACATACTTCTAAATACAGACTTATGCTTGCAAATATTTATTACAATAAAGAGAATTATAAAACAGCTATTAAAGTATTAAAACACTATAAGTTTAAAAAAGGAAGCAGAAAAGATGGGGAGAGATATTCATTAATCGCTCTGTGTTTTCATGAACTGGATGATAAAAAATCTTCAAAAACATACCTTCAAAAAGCTGTTTCTAATAAATACCAGAAAAAAAGAGCGACATACTTAGCAAAAAGTCTGGGTATTAAAATATAATTTAAAACTTCATAAAATAAAAAGGGCTTTTTAGCCCTTTTTTGTACATTGTTTTTATCTATACTTTCGCATGAGTAAAAATGAGATATTAAACTATTTAAAAAATGCTAAAATCAAAGATCATATGTTAGCGCAGATTTGTTACTATTTTTCACTTGATTATACAGCTAGTACAACAGCTAAAGAGCTTAATTTAAGTAGACAAACCATTAATAACTATTACAAGATAATAAGAACCCTACTTCTTAGAAAACAAGAAGAATTGATGTTGGATATGGAAGAAACATCTTCTACAAATGGTTTTTCATTAAAATATCTTCAGTCCAGTTCTTATGTAAACTATTTTATTGAATACAATGAAAAAGTATTTATTATAGATTCTGATTCTACCTTAGTACCTAAGATTGATAATCTATTAAATGAAGATATAAAAAATTCTCTTCATAACAATTCAAAATCAAACTGCGCAAAAGTTTTATTTAATCAAAGAAAACAGAGTTATTTAGTGATGAGAATGTTAAATACAAGCAACAATATGCAAGAGTTTGTGGATAAAAGATTAAAAAAATTCAGAGGTTTAAATAAAGAGAATTTATTAGTGCATTTAAAAGAATCTCAATTTAGATTTAATTATTCAAATGAATATTTACACTCTACTGTTTTGTCTTTGTTAAACCTCAATACAAAATCTTGCACCTTCTAAATCATTAGAAACACTTAATTCACCGCTAAAATGTGTTTCAATAATCATTTTTGACATATACAATCCAATGCCTGAGCTGTTCTGTTTTGTTGTGAAATAGGGTTCAAATATTTTTTCTATGATATTCGGATTTATTCCACCCGCATTATCACTAACACTTAAACAACTTTTATTTTCTTTTGTATCCACGATTACTGTTATTAAAGGATCAGTAATCTTATTCAGAACAAGTGCATCTTTTGCATTTTTTAATAGATTTAGCAGTACTTGCGAATATTCATTTTCTATTGCTTTTATTTTTTTATCACTTTTTATAATATATTTAATCTTTATATTTGAAGATACTAAAGAAGGATGAATAATATCTATTGCTTTTTGCACTGCCATACTAATAAAAAACTCTTCTTTTATTTTTGAGAGTTTATAAAAGTCTTTAAAATTATCAATGGTTTTAGACATAAAATCCAACTGATTATTTGACTCTTCAAGTTTTTCCTCTAAATATTTTTTGCTTAAATCATTGTCATCACTTGCTAGTTGAAGGTTCATATTTATATAAGAAAGATGACTTAAGGGTTGTCTCCATTGATGTGCAATATTATTAATCATTTCACCCATAGAAGCTAATTTACTTTGGTGAACATACATTTTCTCTTTTTCTTTTTTTTCAAAAATTGTTTCTTTCAGTTTGTAACCTAAAGCAAAAGTCAGAACAAGTGACTCCATGGGTAAGCCAATATGTAAAGTATGTACAATATCCAAATCAAAGTAAGGCATATACTCAGTAATAAATAAACTGGCTAATAATACACACCAGCCAAGTACATAAAATCCCGAGCTTTTTGTACCCTTGAAAT is a window of Campylobacteraceae bacterium DNA encoding:
- a CDS encoding sensor histidine kinase, with the protein product MIKYIVCFLCLFFYLEAAPLRNQIIKEAYLSKDFINYKLYEKYNIKKEKFKQVAIKLHIDKRFLENKTYSLKVVTAVNDLLYANIEYEKTYDSLIFDVNKDSPEEIVFYFVHKEAQLINFGRILVNDSRYKSLQINEGLFFGIAYAIIFCAFLYNFILFLYTFEKAFIYYSLMQLSALITLYLIPTILNQTFFTSIEQMIIDQAETFASLFAILFTKEILNTKNKMKRINTFFNFLLYVHIVDLLLACLLQYSILYLYLPRSVLIASLVLAGSISYFKGTKSSGFYVLGWCVLLASLFITEYMPYFDLDIVHTLHIGLPMESLVLTFALGYKLKETIFEKKEKEKMYVHQSKLASMGEMINNIAHQWRQPLSHLSYINMNLQLASDDNDLSKKYLEEKLEESNNQLDFMSKTIDNFKDFYKLSKIKEEFFISMAVQKAIDIIHPSLVSSNIKIKYIIKSDKKIKAIENEYSQVLLNLLKNAKDALVLNKITDPLITVIVDTKENKSCLSVSDNAGGINPNIIEKIFEPYFTTKQNSSGIGLYMSKMIIETHFSGELSVSNDLEGARFCIEV